The segment CGAGGTCATTGAGAACAACATCCAGTGCCTGTTCACCAATGTGGACGTGGAGGGCAGCTTCACCAATCAGGGTGACGGCATCCAGCTGGGCATGTGGGCAGGCGCTCAGGTGCAGCAGAGCCACGCACCCATGATCCACCATATGGGCGGCGGTGCCGACCTGTCCGGTGTGGGCGTCATGGGCAACGCAGGCTTTTTGAATCTGGATCTGAACGGCAAGCGCTTCATGAACGAGGACCTGCCCGGCCAGCAGCTGGAAAACCAGATCGAGCTGCAGAAGAACCGCGAGAGCTGGCAGATCTTCGACTCCAACTGGCCCCAGCAGCTGCCCTACATGCCCGCAGCCCACGGCGGTGCCTGCTACTACGAGGACTACGCCAGCGAGGCAGAGGGCCCCAAGAACAACACCACTTACCGCAACTACAAGAGCCCCTATCAGCTGGAGGCTGCCGTGGCCGATGGCCGCGCTGTCAAGGCCGACACGCTGGAAGAGCTGGTGGCAAAGATCTACCCGGATGACACCGCTGCCCAGCAGACCGCTCTGGAGTCCATCCAGCGCTACAACCAGCTGGCCAAGGACGGCTACGACGAGGACTTCCACAAGCCCGCATCCCGCATGTGGGCGCTGGAGAACGGCCCCTTCTACGCCGACAAGTTCACCACCGCCCTGCTGCTGGTCTGTATCGGCGGTCTGGAGAGCGACGAGAACTGCCACACCTTCGATGCCGACCGCAACGTGATCCCCGGCCTGTATGTGGCAGGCAACGTGCAGGGCAACCGCTTTGCCACCGAGTACCCCATCGGCCTGAAGGGCGTTAGCCACTCCATGGCCATGTACTACGGCTATGTTGCCGGCAAGAACGCCATGCAGGAAGTCTGAGCCTGACAGCACAATAACATAACCATTCCCCGCCCGGAGCAGTATTCTTTCTTCCTGCTCCGGGCTTTTTTGCGCCCCAATGTGACCCGGTTACGGAAAAGCCCCGGCATTTGGGGTATACTGATGCCATAAGAACAACCACGAACGAACCCTTTCAGGAGGTAGAAATATGGCAGTTGTTACGATCACGAAGGAAAATTTTGAGCAGGAGGTGCTGCAGAGCACAAAGCCCGTCCTGCTGGACTTCTGGGCCAGCTGGTGCGGCCCCTGCCGGATGCTCAGCCCCATCGTGGACGAGGTGGCCGAGGAGCGCACCGATGTGAAGGTGGGCAAGGTGAACGTGGACGAACAGCCGGAGCTGGCCGGGGAGTTCGGCGTCATGAGCATCCCCACCCTGCTGGTGTTTGAGCAGGGCAAGCTGGTGCGTCAGGCCGTGGGTGCCCGCCCGAAGGCCGGTGTGCTGGACCTGCTGGGATGAAATTTGCCTGAAAAGGAGCTGCTGCATTCGGTGCGGCGGCTCCTTTTTTCCTGCGCTCTGTACAAACGCACAGAAAAATCATGTCATAAAACAGAAAACACTGGCACTTTCCTACTTTACAACTTTATCTGGATAAAGTAAAATAACAATAGAACCAATTCCGTATGGAAAAGGCGCGGAGGTGCCGCGCAAAGGATCGCCGGGCAGTGGGGCCCGGCGGATGAGATAGAGGAGTCGAAAAGTGCCGGAGAACGCCGGCGATGGATGTAAGAAACAGGGGGAACCGACGATGGAATTCAGCCTTGCAAACCTGCAGCCCAAGGAGCGCGCCTCCTTTGCGCTGCGCGCCTTGTACGAAGCGGCGGGCTGCCGCAAGTACCACATGGGCCGCTTTGAGGAGTACGGCCTGTATCAGGAGAACCGCAGCTTCCTCTCGTC is part of the Faecalibacterium sp. HTF-F genome and harbors:
- the trxA gene encoding thioredoxin produces the protein MAVVTITKENFEQEVLQSTKPVLLDFWASWCGPCRMLSPIVDEVAEERTDVKVGKVNVDEQPELAGEFGVMSIPTLLVFEQGKLVRQAVGARPKAGVLDLLG